In Balaenoptera ricei isolate mBalRic1 chromosome 4, mBalRic1.hap2, whole genome shotgun sequence, the genomic stretch TACACAGTTGCCTTGAGAGTTCTTATGTATGCCGGTATTTCTTTGCTGATGGCTGATAAATGATATTAGAGTGCCTCCCTGTATCATGTTGCAATTTGTTCTTATTATATTGGATGCTTAAGAAACATAACTAAGCTTATTAACACTGTaaagtgagggaaaaaaatggcctGATCAAGGCACAACTAAAGCAGTTCTGCTTTTCATAAAGTATGAGTTGGTTCAAAAACTCTATGACATTAATTTTAGCTTCAAAGAAATGTTTGTCTTTATTAGTTATAGTTTAGACGGTGTGGTTGCTGGGTATCTGTTTATGGATAGCAGAGATATTACCCTAGTTAATGTTTAATcacattcatattatttttagaaatgttaaaCCAAGATAGTGGAAGCGAGTGTGTATATGCCTAAGTCTTCACCCTTTGGCCAGATGTGCAGAAATTTAAATCATTTGGTTAATGCTTCATAAATAAATATACCAGTACCACTGTACCATTTAACAAGAACTATGCCAAATGGAGAGTAacacaaatatgtgtgtgttgatatatgtaatattaattaatatatatttaaattaaatatatttatatataaaagtatacacatattatacatatataaaattttaaaatatgtgtatttaaaactaaattaaaaaaacaaattaaatacttAGCTAGTCATTCCAATATTTGAAATGTTTGTCAAAAGCAAACAAGACTATTCAGAAAAATTATCCTTCACTCACTTTAACACATTTTGTACCAAGATCCCAGCAACCACTCCCATAGTGGTAGGAAGACTGGCTGCACAAACACCTTCTCGTTTCAGAGTCTTCTCATCAATATTTGCAGCAACTACAAGTGGTGGAGCAcactacatgaaaaagaataaaagaaaatatatttcaaaagaaagggaaaaaagtataAGATATTCCAAATAGTATTCCATCACATTCATTCAAAGTTTGGTTTTTCTTCGAATTGTAAACATCTTCAATGCCCCTAGGAACTCCACTACTTAACAGTGAAAAATAATAACCCAAAATGAATCATGCATACCGCAAAACAAGCAGATTCTCCAGGAATTATGAGCTGTATATGCCCTGAAACTGCATTTTCACTGACCCCAGACTCCATCCATGTTTGTCCAAGCTCATTACAAGCCTTAACAGAAATAGGTGAAAACAcaagaaagaacataaaaaagcaaGAAGTAATTTACCATAAGTTCTTTTCATGAAAAACTGGAGTTTAAATGAATTacaaagggtttttaaaaattaattttcagaaaCATAGAAGAAAGTTGTAAATAATAGAATTCCTTAGCAATCGCCACTCtccttaaaaaagaaactgacagCATTCAGGTAAGCAGTCAATATAAATATCTAATTAAATTGAACCATAGTTTATTGGATTTCTTATTAGATTAATGtaaaacttcatttttctaaaataatttcagcaacaaaaaaatgcaaaatgtcaTTTGCAAAGTTGAAAACACagtaattcaaaagaaaaagaattcagttttatttttgagaaatcaTGTGTGTAGGCAATTTATACACATTTAtacatttacttaaaataaatcaacaaaagtaaaaaccaaTGCCGACCAAGAATAAGACAGTATTATaagatattcattcattttaaaaattgtacatcAAAATTATCTGCTGTTTTAGTTTGCTCTATTGGCATGAGAGAGTAGGATACTGAAACATATGCCACACCAACAAGGCTAGACAGGTCCCAttagaataaatttcaaaaacaggatgagagaacattaaaaacaaataaaacacattatCAAAGGGTTTAAATACAGAACTATTTTCAGAATGTGGAATATATACTGACAGAGTATACAGGAAAATAGATAAATCCATGATAACACATTATACAATAGGAATACTCACTGTATTTATTGTCATTCGAGCTTCAAAATTGTCCACACAGCTAAGAACTAGGTCAACAGGTTTTCCTTCTTCTAACCCACCATTACtaggcaaagaaaataaattttatttgaaaaaaatcaggacACAAAATACACTCTAATTAGACTTTATCTGTTCAGTCAATACATTTAGtctttcagtaaatgtttgagtATAATTATAACATAGCATTTAATATTAAAGACCCAGTATACATTGAGTACTCACTATTACAAACATAATATCAATGATATTACAGTATTTCTTATATAAGATGTACAAGGGTGCGAGAAATATAAAATCTGTTCACAAAAGTTACCATTTCCCTATCAGCTTTCACAGACTTTTACTCATGTTTCACTACAAATGTAAATGTAATAAAGTTAACTGAATACAATTGAATATTTCAATGGTGTTAGTCTGCAGAAAACTACTTTCAGATAGAAATATAATCTATAACACAGAACTTATAATTGAGGACCCCTTGTTATATCATTATAATAACAGGCTTTTTTagacttgttttttattttgttgttactATAGTTTTTTGGACAATATATGCTTTTTACTGAGCTCCCAATACATAAAAAttacacaaaaaattttaaaactattttaaaaacaaaatatatatcaaCCTACCAACTCAATGAATTAATCAATCATTGACAGATTTTCTAATAATACTTAAAATGAGCTGGACATTGTgcaaaatattcataaataaaattttaccttaTTCTATTCATGAAACGTTCAAAGTTTTCTACTGTGGTTATATTGTAGTTGTGTACTTCAAAAAGAACATCAGGATTAATGTTCCTAAGAGGGAAAAACGGAATGATTATACAAACTACTAGTAAAACAGTAAAAGAAAGCAAGATAAAGAACTAAAAGAGCTAAAAATCATTTAACAGACGTTAGAGAAATGGAATTCAAGCCATtcaaagaaaatccaaagtcctCTTCTACCTCTTTTGTCCCACTTCAAGGACCAGGTTCAAAACATGTAGACTGTCAGAAGGATTACAAAAATATTCCCACAATCTATGTGCTGGGAATTAAGCCTTTATTACGTCTGTTAGCTACAGTTCAGCCTGACAGAGAGCTTCTTTGTTACTTATCCAATTCAGTGCAAATATGTTTAGGACCACAAAGAAACATCCTAGAGTAAGGGTTGGCAAACTCTGGCTCTTGGGCCAAATCTGACTACCACcctgccaccttttttttttgtaagttctGCAAGCTAAGAAtagtttctacatttttaaatggttgcaagaaaagaaaaaagtcaaaagaagaacAATATTTCATGACgtgaaattttatatgaaatttaaatttcagagtccataaataaagtttttattggaGCAGTTGTGCTCATTCACTTTTATTGATATACTGCCTACAGCTACTACAACTGCAAAGTTGAGCAGTTTTGACAGAAACCATATGGCCctcaaagcataaaatatttactatcaaaAAAGAGGCTGCCAACCCAGatcaaagaggtaagaaaattcTTTTTGTATAAGTGAAACCTgcatttttataaaggaaaattcaGGTGCATTTATATGTTAGTTTAACTCATACCAAATACACACAGGAAGATTTCACCAATTTCACTGCCTTCAACTGCTATTCCATTTACCTCAAAGTATGTTCTGCTGCTTGAACTTTACTTAATCCTGCTTGATGAGGTTGGAAGAAAAGTCTATTCATATTGGCCAGTTCCACCTTGTCATAGTCAAAGAGCAGcaactaaaatgaaaatagtgGTATTCTGATGAAAAACGtaccaaaaaacaaactaaaaataacaaaCTAGTCAGCTTTCCACCTGATGGGTTTAACTGTTTGACAGTAATAATATTAACTAATTCTGAAATACTAGGTgccatatattaactcatttagtgaCCATACAATATATAAGTACTCGTAtcctcattttagaaataagacAACTAGGGTACTTGCCCAAAAGCCACTCAGCTAGTATGTAGTGAAAATGGGATTCAAATTCAGGCATTCTCAATCCAGCATCTGTACCCTAAACACGACGCTGTACTGCCTCTCTAAATGATTATCTCAAAAATTAATGTTCATTCCATTTCATTGCAATTTTTACAAACTGTGCCAAAATCCTACTTCGTTCCAATGTTTGGCTAAAAACCAAGAACCCATTagataaatgaaatttttaaataagataaaaacaaatgctgtagCTTAAAACCATAGTATAACACAATTCCTTTCATGAATAAGGCACTATATATACTCATGCCATGGCTAAAACATTATTCCAAACAGAATTATTAACCAATCAGTTAATTGCTGTTTCCTGCTATATATTTAGGCATGACAGCATCTGTCAAACACACTCACACAACTTTAAAATGGCCGAAAGGTCCATTTCTTATCGGTAAGAACAGGTTGAACCCAAGTATATCCGAagtcccttttttattttttaaattatcgaaaattaaatctttattggatGAGACTAAGAGTAGATTAGACGTTGCAGGGGGAAAAGAGGATCAATGAACTTGAAAGCAAAGCAATGCAATTTATccaaagtgaaggaaaaaagaaccaaaaaaaaccaaaaaacaaaaaactgagccTCTAGACCTATGGAGTAATTCAAAGCAGTGTAAAAATGATATACAGTTCCCAAAGTCCCTCCTTCTTTATCTAAAATTCCGTGACTTTGTAATGTAATTCTCGGCATCCTAAAtctaacaataataacaaaaatgggattttcctcttctccatacagaaactaaaagaagttaacccagcccataaaaacaaCACGTAGGTAACTCTCAGTATCTTGCTAGAAAAGATATCACTTATACTCTCTATGAAACTTTCTAACCCTATTTAGAGTCTCCAAAATTTGGTTTATTTAAGCTCAGTCAACAATATTTATTAGGTCAGGCCAAGTTTTAAATCTGAGTTTCAGCCTCATAGCTGGTTTATGAGTAAGTTGTAGGAAATCCTAAATTTGGGGACAGGAGGTGTGAGCAGTAACTGTGTCACTAATTAGCTCTGCTTCTGGGTAAGTCACTTTCACTGTTTAGGACTgtatccttatctgtaaaataaggcagTTAATCTAGATCTGGTGATTCAGTGTGCCCCAGGAATTCCAGAACTTTCAGGAATAAGAAGTGGGCTCTGGATCTCCAATCCTCCGCTTCCCTACTTAACCCCATGAAACAGCTtcttgtttctctgttttacatATTGAAGAAAAGAGTTCTGAAACTTACCTAAGTAGATCCTTAGCTTACAAACTTGAGTTTACATTGGAAccactgtatttaaaaaatacaaatgtgtaGGTCTCatccccagaggttctgattAACCTATTATGTGGTGCAGTCTGaacataagaatttttttaaacatccaagGTGATTCTAATTACAGCAATATTTGCTAACTGTTCTAGAcccttgctactcaaaatgtggCCTGGGATAACCCCGTCAGCATCACatgaagcttgttagaaatactgGAGTACTTCCTCAACTTTAATATGCCTACAAATCATCTGGAGTTCttgttaaaatatagattctgattcagcatgtcttgggtggggcctgggaatctTCACGtataacaagctcccaggtgatgctgttcTTAAAGCATAGTCCCCGGAACAACATcatcagaaccacctgggaacttgttagaaatgtacaTTCTTAGGTCCACCTGAAACCTATAGAATCAAAACCACTGGGGTAAAGTCcggcaatctgtgttttaataagcctTCCAAGTGATTCTAGTGCACACTCAAACCTGCGACCAGCAAATCTCCATGATCTCTACCACCCTTGATCAATCAGCCAAGGCATGTATGTCAGGTATAAGCAATTATTGGCTAGCTTTTATAAACTTCTTGAAAggctttaaaatgttaaacattttttagtaTTTTGGTGTTGTCTTTTCTATATTGATAAATAAGTGCCAACTTTGAAACCACTTTCTTTTAAGAATTTGGGGCATGGAGTGGACCAACATATTAAAAAGCACTGATAAAGCAAACATTTTTCCACAAAGTTTAGCAAAATGATATACAACTGTGGAAAACTTATGTATTCAAGCACTATCTATCTAACATCATGGACTCTGGCTTTATAAATCTAAGATTGGTAGGCTGATTTCTGGTACAAAGTTAACTTCTCCTTCCTACCCAATCaaatcaattttagaaaaaagtatgggacttccctgggagtccagtggttaggactcagcgctttcactgccacggccccggcagttcaatccctggtcagggaactaagatcctgcaagccacgcggtacagccaaaaaaaaaaaaatttagaaaaaaaaaaaaaagaaatgtatgggttaaaaaaaatctggagcATTCACTAGTTCAAATTCAAGAGGAAGAAAGGTAGATGCTTTCTAGTTTGTCTTGTAtaaaaactgtgtttaaaaaatttttttggatgtTTCAGTGTTTCACTACACACTTTATCAATTTAACAGCCTTCTTTCCTAAACTTGTATGTCTAAAACACTTAAATCCAAACAAAAAAGTTCCTGAACACAATCAGGTAGTCCTTGTTTAATTAGTAATAATATTAGCTTCCTTTTGGGTGGGTTTATGTCTTAACCCCATCCACTGGGGTAGAAAAAACAACTGAATAAATACACCACAAatcatggacctagagtctgtcatacagagtgaagtaagaaagagaaaaacaaatatcgtatattaacgcatatatgtggcatctagaaaaatggtacagatgaacctaatTGCatggcaggaatagagacacagacatagagaacagacatgcgGACGCGGCGGTGGGGGGttagggaggtgggatgaatagggagattgggattgagctatatacactaccatgtggaAAACTGCTagtaggaacctgctgtatagcactgggagctcagctcggtgctctgtggtgacctagatgggtgggatgtgggGGTGCGGGGGGGTaaggggggtgggaaggaggtgcaagaaggaggggatatacgtatacatatactgattcacttcgttgacaccagaaactaacacaacattgtaaagcaactataccccaatttaaaaaaaaaaaaaaaaagacctgggatagaaaataaataaataaatacaccacAAATCAATAAGCCATtagtaaggagaaaaaaaattctaatttgtaCCTGATTTACTCCAGAGGTGATTGGGTTCCCTAAATGATAGACAAAGAGAGATGTTTTTACCTTACCAATGCCACATCTTGTCAGCATTTCAGCAGTCACACTGCCAACTCCACCAACACCTACTATTGCTACAGCAAAGGTACGGATTttctgtaaaatgcaaaattatatatgtgttggTTAATAATTCttcatcggggcttccctggtggcacagtggttaagaatctgcctgccaatgcaggggacacaggttcgagccctggtctgggaagatcccacatgccgcggagcaactaagcccatgagccacaactactgagcctgcgctctagagcccatgagccacaactactgaagcccacgcacctagagcccgtgctctgcaacaagagaagccaccgcaatgagaagactgcacaccgcaacgaagagtagcccctgctcgctgcaactagagaaagcctgcgtgcagcaacaaagacccaatgcagccataaataaataaataaataaataaataaataaataaataaataaataaaaataataattctttgttggaAATGTCATCgaaagttattttcatttattgaaatCGTCTTCAAAAACTTGGAAGGGTTTATCTTACCTCATAGTCACTTACAATTCCCATTCGTTTCAATGCCATCAGGCGgcttaaaacaaaggaaaaaaatattttaaggcttACAATCTTTTAATTAATAGTGATATAGGTAAACATACATCATCACAGAAAATAAACTGTGAGAGAGGAAACagtgagtgtgagagagagagaaatctttcAGCTAATTTTTACCAGATGAAACTAAATCACTTCAGCACTGATGCCTGAATACCCTCCCTCCAAGATGTAGCCTGTGcaacaagattttttaaaagttcctcaTACATTCTAATGTGCAGTCAAGATTGAGACCTATTGACTCAAATGTTAAGTTTCCAGAGAATGGGTCAAagtgaaatttcaaaattttcctATGCTTATtagtatatgtaaatatttagtgTTTAACTCAGACTTAATGTTTAATGTGTAACATCAGAATAATCTCATGGCTGGAATTCTATTCACTTGTTGCCTCTGCCCACAATGGATAATGTCTACTTTCAGTAAGCACCTCTTATACCAAGGACTCTAAGAGATATTTACCTAGTCACTGCTAGTCTGTTATCTTCTTCagtattttaggtttttttaaatacatatactttaaagctatatacatatacatataatcccCATTAGTTTACACTTTAGTAAGAGTCAAATAGTTCTATCAGGCTTGTTAGGAAACTCAGCAGTGTTCTGGCCTGCTCCCCCATTTTCCTCTCCTCACTCATTTTTAACTCTGTTACCAACATATCTCTAAATAACATGCTAACATTGTTATTTCTTGACTTTCAGGTTTAGGTACTATCTGAAGATTTCACTCTTTATCATTAAACACAAATATTTCCCATCTCACCAGCCTCTTGATATTGTTATATGGTCATTTTGGTTAGATGTTAATACTGTTCACAACTGGACAATGTAGTATATTAGAATTTACCCTTTCCTGTATGATCCCCACCCTTGAAGTTAATAATTGTGTTTGTTCTTATGTTtacttttctatgtattttcaCAAATTCAACCCCAGTTGTCTAAAATTCCTCTAGATACAGTGATATACATGAGGTGTTCTAGCAATTTCTTCTTAAAGATATACTAGAATCTTCTGACATGTCCCCATGTGCACATTTACTGCACATACAGCTCCCATCCTGCGTTCTCCCTTCATCATATTAcaaattctcttcatttcttcatccTGTATTAATCTCCTGCTTCTGGTACCTTAGAGCTCAATGGTTCTAAAGTGTGGCCTATGGATCAGTGGCCTATGGAATTTGCTAGAAATATCATTTCTTGAGTCCCCACCCTATAATCACCAAGCGAATCAAACTTTGAATGTGGGGCCTaaacaatctgtgttttaacaagctccccaagTAATTGtgatgcacactaaagtttgagagccTCTGCTATagattatttcttaatttattctCTTGCTATGGTTGGAAGAACATCTTCTCATAGCTTTGTAAAGGGTACAAGGAAGGTAAATTTTGAGAACGTGTATGTCTGAAAATGTTATTTACCAaacttcttaaaaatgttttatcaaaatgttttatcaaaattctatttttagaaatgtattataaaaatgacaaattgaAGGGTATATAATCGTTGAAAgctacacctacacacacacacgcacacttagTCGATAGTTAAACTTGGTATAGAATTCTATGTTAGAAACATTTTCCTTCAAAATTTCTAAGGTGTCTTCTAGCTTCTGAAATCTCATGATGTCCCTTAGAGTGAATCTATTCTCATCAATTGTGCCGAGTACTGGTTGGACTCTTTCAAATAGGAAACATGTTTTTTCAGTTCTGGGAAATTTCCTTGAATAATGTGATGATGCCcttgtttggttggtttgtttttcctgGACTTTCTGAAACTTCTATTATTTGGAAGTTGGACCTCTTGGACTAGTCCTCTactcttaatttctttctcctaTTGTCCACCATTTTAGTTTTCTGCTCTGTTCTCTGGATTTCTTTCAACATTATTTTCCAAATCTTCTATTGAGATGTTCACTTTTGTTATCATTCTCCATTTGCAAGAATTCTTTTCAATTATCTGAATGATTTCTTTTTGTAGTAACTTGTCCtgtttcatttttacaatatCTTTCCTTTCTGAAGATACTAATAATAATATTTGGGTTGTGTTCCCCTTACATAGTCTATTCAAgtaactaattttattttctttctttcacattaGGAGCTTCTCTCATCCTTTATTCTGCTCATATTTAAGAGCC encodes the following:
- the UBA5 gene encoding ubiquitin-like modifier-activating enzyme 5 isoform X4 — its product is MNRLFFQPHQAGLSKVQAAEHTLRNINPDVLFEVHNYNITTVENFERFMNRISNGGLEEGKPVDLVLSCVDNFEARMTINTACNELGQTWMESGVSENAVSGHIQLIIPGESACFACAPPLVVAANIDEKTLKREGVCAASLPTTMGVVAGILVQNVLKFLLNFGTVSFYLGYNAMQDFFPTMSMKPNPQCDDRNCRKQQEEYKKKVAALPTQEVVQEEEEIIHDDNEWGIELVSEVSEEELKNSSGPIPDLPEGITVAYTVPQKQEDSGPEITVEDSGESLEDLMAKMKNM
- the UBA5 gene encoding ubiquitin-like modifier-activating enzyme 5 isoform X3 — protein: MALKRMGIVSDYEKIRTFAVAIVGVGGVGSVTAEMLTRCGIGKLLLFDYDKVELANMNRLFFQPHQAGLSKVQAAEHTLRNINPDVLFEVHNYNITTVENFERFMNRISNGGLEEGKPVDLVLSCVDNFEARMTINTACNELGQTWMESGVSENAVSGHIQLIIPGESACFACAPPLVVAANIDEKTLKREGVCAASLPTTMGVVAGILVQNVLKFLLNFGTVSFYLGYNAMQDFFPTMSMKPNPQCDDRNCRKQQEEYKKKVAALPTQEVVQEEEEIIHDDNEWGIELVSEVSEEELKNSSGPIPDLPEGITVAYTVPQKQEDSGPEITVEDSGESLEDLMAKMKNM